The proteins below are encoded in one region of Bifidobacterium dentium JCM 1195 = DSM 20436:
- a CDS encoding type II toxin-antitoxin system HipA family toxin, with protein MTDKTLIVLLEGQRIGVLQENAAGKHSFIYDKHAPGQLSLSLPRRSEPWTGSPVEAYIDGVLPDNPEMRRTIGRLHGVNGNNPFALLTVIGLDCAGGAQFVLPEQLESVENSEYSLTPISEEESEKRLKAITDTHQASWQVSDEHWSLNGAQDKIALHHIDEIWYAAKGAAPTTHIIKPGIHTLHEQAFNEYICLKTLNEMGIPVAQTSFKTFGSTPALVSARWDRRVVDRNGRSVVARIHQEDFCQATAHPTANKYQSEGGPSAQDIIQCMRANGLDETEIKLFYMALVINFLIAGTDAHAKNYALLEPVGEKPTFAPLYDIASMFAYQTQRKQRKLAMSIGGEYNYERIELKHWEKLTTPFGADDWEFCRSALKALSQTLPFAFIVTAQNCLQEISSFDPSPETKSNRGMLIRHIANGIIGQCQRVEAWFE; from the coding sequence ATCGTGCTACTTGAAGGACAAAGAATCGGCGTTTTACAGGAAAACGCTGCCGGGAAACATTCCTTCATTTACGACAAACATGCACCGGGGCAGCTTTCTCTATCCCTGCCAAGAAGATCGGAACCATGGACCGGCAGTCCGGTCGAAGCCTATATAGACGGCGTTCTACCCGATAATCCAGAAATGCGCAGGACAATTGGCCGGCTTCACGGAGTCAACGGCAACAATCCTTTCGCTCTGCTCACCGTAATCGGTCTGGATTGCGCCGGTGGAGCACAATTTGTACTACCAGAGCAACTTGAATCAGTTGAGAATAGCGAATATTCACTCACCCCGATCTCGGAAGAGGAAAGCGAGAAACGTCTCAAAGCCATCACAGATACACATCAAGCTTCTTGGCAGGTCTCAGACGAACATTGGTCTCTGAACGGTGCACAAGACAAAATCGCACTTCATCATATCGATGAAATTTGGTATGCGGCAAAGGGAGCCGCACCGACGACACATATCATCAAGCCGGGCATACATACCTTGCATGAGCAGGCGTTCAATGAATACATCTGTTTAAAGACCTTAAATGAAATGGGAATCCCTGTTGCGCAAACTTCGTTTAAAACGTTTGGCAGCACTCCGGCACTCGTGAGTGCGCGCTGGGACCGTAGGGTCGTGGACCGCAACGGCCGCTCTGTCGTCGCTCGAATCCATCAGGAAGATTTTTGCCAAGCGACGGCGCATCCAACCGCAAACAAGTACCAATCCGAGGGAGGTCCTTCCGCTCAAGATATCATTCAGTGCATGCGGGCCAACGGCCTCGATGAAACAGAAATAAAGTTGTTCTACATGGCGCTTGTCATTAATTTCCTCATTGCGGGAACCGACGCCCATGCGAAGAATTACGCATTGCTTGAGCCGGTTGGCGAAAAACCGACATTTGCGCCACTCTACGACATAGCATCCATGTTCGCTTATCAAACTCAGCGCAAACAGCGCAAACTGGCCATGAGTATTGGTGGTGAATACAACTACGAAAGAATCGAGCTCAAACATTGGGAAAAGCTCACTACCCCGTTTGGAGCGGATGATTGGGAATTCTGCCGTTCCGCACTTAAAGCACTCAGCCAGACCCTGCCATTCGCTTTTATAGTAACGGCGCAAAACTGCTTACAAGAAATATCATCTTTTGACCCATCCCCAGAGACAAAGTCAAATAGAGGAATGCTGATACGGCACATAGCAAACGGAATCATTGGTCAATGCCAACGAGTCGAAGCTTGGTTCGAATAA
- a CDS encoding ATP-binding protein, whose translation MLKRKAWERLEHWKRTDARKALMITGARQIGKTTLVREFAKHHYRRFAELNFLEDPRAASVFDGSLSADAVISNLTAYLQTQLEPGHTLILLDEIQECPSARTAIKFLVEDGRFDYVETGSLLGVKNKQVASYPVGFEEQLRMYPLDFEEFCLANGVQESTIDMLRDRFNGNEPVSDSVHDTMMRLFQAYVVVGGMPDVVQRYVDTHDIAQVIALQSDLLALYRLDIAKYADDKDRTKIRSIFDAIPSQLDDKNRRFVLADLSKNARQNRYASSFLWLADAGVALPCYNVKEPVPPLEGNGNHSLFKLFLSDTGLLCTASMGGIQYDLLQGNLDVNMGAITENVVAQELRAHGFDLYYFNTNRLGEVDFMVQSGRIVLPVEVKSGNDWTKHKALDNVLAVDDWALNKAYVLCKGNVRQDGRITYLPLYMSMFLEPERRPESMIFDLDLSALRQ comes from the coding sequence ATGCTGAAACGCAAGGCGTGGGAACGTCTGGAGCACTGGAAGCGGACCGATGCGCGGAAAGCGTTGATGATTACCGGTGCCAGGCAGATCGGTAAGACGACGTTGGTTCGTGAGTTCGCTAAACATCACTACAGGCGTTTTGCCGAGTTGAATTTTCTGGAAGATCCCAGAGCCGCATCGGTGTTCGACGGATCTCTGAGTGCGGATGCCGTTATCTCCAACCTCACTGCGTATCTGCAGACCCAACTGGAGCCAGGGCATACATTGATTCTGTTGGATGAAATCCAAGAGTGCCCATCGGCGCGTACCGCCATCAAGTTCCTAGTGGAGGACGGTCGTTTTGACTATGTGGAAACGGGCTCTTTGTTGGGCGTGAAGAATAAGCAAGTGGCTTCTTACCCGGTAGGATTTGAAGAGCAACTGCGCATGTATCCATTGGACTTCGAAGAATTCTGCTTGGCCAATGGTGTGCAGGAATCGACCATTGATATGCTTCGAGACCGCTTCAACGGGAACGAACCCGTCAGCGATTCGGTGCATGACACCATGATGCGCCTGTTCCAGGCGTATGTTGTAGTGGGTGGCATGCCTGACGTGGTTCAAAGGTATGTGGATACTCACGATATCGCGCAGGTAATCGCCTTGCAGTCCGACCTGTTGGCCTTGTATCGTCTTGACATCGCCAAATATGCGGATGATAAGGACAGAACGAAGATTCGGTCGATTTTTGATGCCATTCCTTCCCAACTCGATGACAAGAATCGTCGATTCGTGCTTGCGGATCTTTCTAAAAATGCTCGGCAGAATCGTTATGCCAGTAGCTTCCTATGGTTGGCGGATGCTGGTGTGGCCTTGCCCTGTTACAACGTCAAGGAGCCGGTTCCGCCATTGGAAGGCAACGGCAATCACAGCCTGTTCAAACTGTTTCTCAGTGATACCGGTCTGCTATGTACGGCATCCATGGGCGGCATCCAATATGATTTACTGCAGGGAAACCTTGACGTGAATATGGGTGCAATCACGGAGAATGTCGTGGCCCAGGAGCTACGTGCGCATGGTTTCGACCTGTATTATTTCAATACGAATCGTCTTGGCGAGGTCGATTTCATGGTGCAGAGTGGCAGAATCGTGTTGCCTGTCGAAGTGAAGTCAGGCAATGATTGGACAAAGCACAAAGCGCTGGATAATGTGCTTGCGGTTGATGATTGGGCGTTGAACAAAGCATATGTGCTGTGCAAAGGCAACGTTCGGCAGGATGGTCGGATTACCTACCTTCCGCTATATATGAGCATGTTCCTCGAACCGGAGCGTCGGCCGGAATCGATGATCTTCGATTTGGATCTCAGCGCCTTACGGCAATAG
- a CDS encoding class C sortase, translating into MRRRRRLRLAAASLILLAGLALISYPFVSDWLNQRAQDAVSNTQQQTVAALKPADLSAEKAKAEAYNAHLRDGSSRVVDPFDQDDASPGNDEYESVLNVAGDGVMAELIIPSISVDLPIYHYTTEEPLSHGVGHVVNTSVPIGGDSTHSVLAGHTGLPTARLFDRLDELKKGDWFIIRVLGEDHAYKVYSTEVVLPSEVDSLTTEEGRDLVTLVTCTPYGVNTHRLLVHAERTTVPAGWNASERPSVRSVTPPAELPRHLWVYAIAGALAAIGILVVACLVGWIRKRRKRT; encoded by the coding sequence TTGAGACGAAGGCGCCGTCTGCGACTTGCCGCCGCCAGTCTGATTCTGCTAGCGGGGCTTGCGCTGATAAGCTACCCATTCGTCAGTGACTGGCTTAATCAGCGTGCGCAGGATGCTGTGAGCAATACTCAGCAGCAGACGGTCGCTGCCTTGAAACCCGCGGATCTCTCCGCGGAAAAGGCGAAGGCGGAAGCATACAACGCCCATTTGCGCGACGGTAGTTCGCGAGTGGTCGACCCTTTCGACCAAGATGATGCTTCCCCTGGCAACGACGAGTACGAGAGTGTGCTCAACGTCGCCGGTGATGGAGTCATGGCGGAGCTGATCATTCCTTCCATCAGCGTTGACCTGCCCATCTACCACTACACCACAGAGGAGCCGCTTTCGCATGGAGTGGGACATGTGGTGAACACTTCGGTACCCATCGGAGGTGACTCCACCCATAGTGTTCTGGCCGGGCATACGGGGCTTCCTACGGCGCGACTGTTCGATCGGCTTGACGAACTCAAGAAGGGTGATTGGTTCATCATCCGCGTTTTGGGGGAGGATCATGCCTATAAGGTCTATTCCACCGAAGTCGTGCTGCCGAGTGAGGTGGATAGCCTCACTACGGAGGAGGGCCGCGATCTGGTGACGCTCGTGACCTGTACGCCCTACGGTGTGAACACCCATCGTCTGCTCGTCCATGCCGAACGCACCACGGTGCCCGCGGGATGGAATGCCTCCGAAAGACCATCCGTACGTTCCGTGACGCCGCCTGCCGAGTTGCCGCGTCATCTTTGGGTCTATGCGATTGCCGGGGCGTTGGCCGCCATCGGTATTCTCGTGGTTGCGTGCCTGGTCGGCTGGATTCGCAAGCGCCGGAAGCGTACCTGA
- a CDS encoding SpaH/EbpB family LPXTG-anchored major pilin, translating to MGTVLKQKMSMLVGLLAAIAMAFVLTPVAAHATPTSPTDVADSTVTINNLIDGDTVEAFLIADADIDASNNLTYTMAANLPSAYDSIDKIKVVASDGNSFHQGSDMQNAASAIAKAFADAGTTAAASATASGTSATLTLGSGYYLVRVTSTSGQTRVYQNMVVDASPVANASGTYDAHPAQTIDVKKTDVTIKKGVGSEYKESTDKYSVGDMVPFKVETVVPNYPADSKDATFEINDQPTAGLEIDTTSIKINGVAAVSGTDYTITAATNGYTIKFAKAYVLAHPGEAITVTYNAKLTSAAFSHDANDVTGNTATVTFNPNPYTSTTVTPDSKTKVKTYGFVFKKTDSDGNALKGAVFELKVTNKDGSTTTLTSTSDENGYVYFEDLGEGTYTVTETVVPAGFSKVADQTFTLNEASCTQDNPATAVVENNYLVSSVNVVDPKQPALPITGAAGTFALTAGGVALLAVGIVFFLRSRKQEL from the coding sequence ATGGGAACCGTTCTCAAGCAGAAGATGAGCATGCTGGTAGGCTTGCTCGCAGCGATCGCCATGGCGTTCGTGCTCACTCCGGTCGCGGCGCACGCTACCCCGACGAGCCCGACCGATGTGGCCGATAGCACGGTAACGATCAACAATCTGATTGACGGTGACACGGTGGAGGCCTTCCTCATCGCCGATGCCGATATCGATGCGTCGAACAACCTTACCTACACGATGGCCGCCAATCTGCCGTCTGCCTATGACTCGATCGATAAGATCAAGGTTGTTGCTTCCGATGGCAATTCATTCCATCAGGGTAGCGACATGCAGAATGCCGCCAGCGCCATCGCGAAGGCGTTCGCTGACGCCGGTACGACTGCGGCGGCCAGCGCCACCGCTTCCGGCACCTCGGCCACGCTTACGCTTGGTAGCGGCTACTACCTTGTGCGCGTGACGAGCACGAGCGGCCAGACCCGCGTCTACCAGAACATGGTCGTCGACGCGAGCCCGGTGGCCAATGCCTCCGGAACCTATGATGCTCACCCGGCCCAGACCATCGACGTCAAGAAGACCGATGTGACCATCAAGAAGGGTGTCGGCTCCGAATACAAGGAGTCCACCGACAAGTACAGCGTGGGCGATATGGTCCCGTTCAAGGTGGAAACCGTCGTTCCGAACTACCCGGCCGACTCCAAGGATGCCACCTTCGAAATCAACGATCAGCCGACCGCCGGTCTTGAAATCGACACCACGTCCATCAAGATCAATGGTGTGGCTGCCGTTTCCGGTACTGACTACACCATCACTGCGGCTACCAACGGCTACACCATCAAGTTCGCCAAGGCTTACGTGCTGGCTCACCCGGGTGAGGCTATCACGGTCACCTACAACGCCAAGCTCACCTCGGCTGCCTTCTCTCACGATGCCAATGACGTGACCGGCAACACCGCCACCGTTACCTTCAACCCGAACCCGTACACCTCCACGACCGTCACTCCGGACAGCAAGACCAAGGTCAAGACCTACGGTTTCGTGTTCAAGAAGACCGATTCTGATGGCAACGCCCTGAAGGGTGCCGTCTTCGAGCTGAAGGTCACCAACAAGGATGGTTCCACCACTACGCTGACCTCCACCTCCGACGAGAACGGCTATGTGTACTTCGAGGATCTCGGCGAAGGCACCTACACCGTTACCGAGACCGTGGTGCCGGCAGGCTTCAGCAAGGTCGCCGACCAGACGTTCACGCTGAACGAGGCGTCCTGCACCCAGGACAACCCGGCCACCGCCGTTGTCGAAAACAACTACCTGGTTTCGTCGGTGAACGTCGTCGATCCGAAGCAGCCGGCTCTCCCGATCACCGGTGCGGCGGGCACCTTTGCCCTGACCGCCGGCGGTGTGGCCCTGCTGGCAGTGGGTATCGTCTTCTTCCTGCGCTCTCGCAAGCAAGAGCTCTAA
- a CDS encoding Spy0128 family protein yields MNAGERHLGSRIPFQISKHIIVVLISLIVALGSCLFTTAPAHAGTPYTTTNNLLNSVGGTVYIDKNIDWKSAAQYYANGSWHNVSDLTPADPANQDGNPVDLENGWKMRWIHTYYSGVYMVYRAPDNGKVTLSGSTWSGFKMRFNNIGYTTSGERISSIVEFNSVHAWQLDSVGLKEPAFVCPFHLGDRFGPAAAAVANSYPVSLTGYGSSEFDVGIKSRFTTTLVKDGTDTPIESDNEFNVTYWDIDQPIHHGANAFPRIADFTHPGREGVGLVSGYKSALIGNNTTLKVSEEGGTTWFKSSKKDDSKVPDDISTVVAKAGPSFVTEWSGEGCDTGMGYDSSVTVYPEWPAPVKSPERQIHNRGDVADFDVTEKFPYVADTNKASSIVMTDTLDNALDASHATVKVLKKVSGNYVDVTDNWTIAISGQTITATAKNTGHGYAEDEHVFHIKVPVSTTADLNSYERETINGISYWKVPNQASVAINNNAKVTNTVHVFVPYEAKGSIQLKAIKHLEGGTLQDGQFTFTLKDQDGTELDTQKNDASGNVTFKEIKYTLSDVGKTFTYTIEEQAENTPGVVYDTHVETVTVTVEDAGEGKLKLTPSYGDNAPVFKNTRKIPLTVIKKSTDGSLLPGAEFTLYKDNGNGVYDDNDQPATVYSDANLTAAIPGAVVTTDGNGEAHYYGLMPGTDYWLKETKAPAGYNLDTAAHLISVAHDGTVSTKDSGGTTAALPLKDGVAAITIADESIPNLPHTAGSGATAILLFLGSLLAIGGGGAVMLRRRSGSGLHSRV; encoded by the coding sequence ATGAACGCAGGCGAGCGTCACCTCGGTAGTCGAATACCCTTCCAAATATCCAAGCACATCATTGTTGTACTCATCAGCCTTATCGTGGCGCTGGGTTCCTGCTTGTTTACGACTGCTCCGGCGCATGCCGGCACGCCGTATACCACTACGAATAATTTGCTGAATTCGGTTGGTGGCACGGTCTACATCGATAAGAACATCGACTGGAAAAGCGCCGCTCAGTATTACGCTAACGGATCGTGGCACAATGTGTCCGATCTGACGCCTGCTGATCCCGCCAACCAGGACGGTAATCCTGTGGATTTGGAAAACGGCTGGAAAATGCGCTGGATACATACGTATTACAGCGGTGTGTACATGGTGTACCGGGCTCCGGATAACGGCAAAGTGACACTTTCGGGCTCTACGTGGAGCGGCTTCAAGATGCGCTTCAACAATATCGGGTACACCACCTCCGGTGAGAGGATCAGCTCCATCGTTGAGTTTAACTCAGTGCATGCATGGCAGCTCGACTCCGTTGGCCTTAAGGAACCCGCTTTTGTCTGCCCATTCCATTTGGGAGACCGCTTTGGTCCTGCAGCTGCTGCGGTTGCCAACAGCTATCCTGTGTCACTTACCGGATATGGAAGCTCTGAATTTGATGTTGGCATCAAATCGCGCTTCACGACCACGCTGGTCAAAGACGGGACCGATACTCCGATCGAATCTGACAATGAGTTCAATGTCACGTATTGGGATATCGACCAGCCTATTCATCACGGCGCCAATGCTTTCCCCCGAATCGCCGACTTCACCCATCCAGGAAGAGAGGGCGTAGGACTGGTCAGCGGATACAAGTCTGCGCTGATTGGAAACAACACCACGCTTAAGGTTTCTGAAGAGGGCGGGACCACATGGTTCAAATCCAGTAAAAAGGATGATTCAAAAGTACCGGATGACATCTCCACCGTCGTGGCAAAAGCAGGACCCAGTTTCGTTACTGAGTGGTCTGGAGAAGGATGCGATACCGGAATGGGGTACGATTCCTCGGTCACCGTCTATCCTGAATGGCCAGCCCCGGTAAAGTCACCGGAACGTCAGATTCATAATCGTGGTGATGTCGCTGATTTCGATGTCACCGAAAAGTTCCCCTATGTGGCTGACACCAACAAGGCGTCTTCCATCGTCATGACCGATACCTTGGATAATGCCTTGGATGCATCGCACGCCACGGTGAAGGTATTGAAGAAGGTATCGGGGAACTACGTTGACGTCACGGACAACTGGACCATTGCCATCTCCGGTCAGACCATCACGGCTACGGCGAAGAATACCGGGCATGGATATGCCGAAGACGAGCATGTATTCCATATCAAGGTGCCGGTTTCTACTACAGCTGACTTGAATTCGTATGAACGTGAGACCATCAATGGGATTTCTTATTGGAAGGTACCCAACCAAGCTTCCGTGGCGATCAACAACAACGCCAAGGTCACCAACACCGTGCACGTGTTCGTACCTTACGAAGCCAAGGGCTCGATTCAGCTCAAGGCCATTAAGCACCTTGAAGGTGGCACCTTGCAGGATGGCCAGTTCACCTTCACATTGAAGGATCAGGACGGAACCGAGCTCGACACGCAGAAGAACGACGCCTCTGGCAACGTCACCTTCAAGGAGATCAAGTACACCCTGAGTGATGTCGGTAAGACCTTCACCTACACCATTGAGGAACAGGCGGAGAACACCCCGGGCGTTGTGTACGATACCCACGTCGAGACCGTCACCGTCACGGTGGAGGATGCCGGCGAAGGAAAGCTGAAACTCACTCCGTCGTATGGCGACAACGCCCCGGTATTCAAGAACACGCGCAAGATTCCGCTGACTGTCATCAAGAAGTCGACTGACGGTAGCCTGCTTCCCGGTGCGGAATTTACGCTCTACAAGGATAACGGCAACGGTGTCTACGACGATAATGACCAGCCCGCTACCGTGTATTCCGACGCCAATCTCACTGCAGCCATTCCGGGCGCCGTCGTTACGACCGATGGCAACGGAGAGGCCCACTACTACGGCCTTATGCCGGGTACCGACTACTGGCTCAAAGAGACCAAGGCCCCGGCTGGCTACAACCTTGATACTGCGGCTCATCTGATTTCCGTTGCACATGATGGAACGGTGAGTACCAAAGACAGCGGCGGAACAACCGCTGCGCTGCCCCTCAAAGACGGGGTGGCCGCCATTACTATCGCTGACGAATCCATTCCCAACTTGCCCCATACGGCAGGCTCGGGTGCGACAGCCATACTGCTCTTCCTCGGAAGCCTTCTGGCCATCGGAGGCGGCGGTGCGGTCATGCTTCGTCGGCGGTCAGGCTCAGGACTGCACAGCCGGGTCTGA